The Kitasatospora paranensis genome has a window encoding:
- a CDS encoding ribosomal protein L7/L12 codes for MLICDHIPQDIVLLDVGPRPLEVAKALRELMGMGIGLWRAKQIVTQALPVRLAEGVGDDVTATWVGPLRDAGAMIELQTWWRYQPDQGQLPVGRAMTG; via the coding sequence GTGCTGATCTGCGACCACATCCCCCAGGACATCGTGCTCCTCGACGTGGGCCCGCGGCCCCTCGAAGTGGCGAAGGCGCTCCGGGAACTCATGGGCATGGGCATCGGTCTCTGGCGGGCCAAGCAGATCGTGACCCAGGCGCTGCCGGTCCGCCTCGCCGAGGGGGTCGGGGATGACGTGACGGCCACGTGGGTCGGCCCTCTGCGCGACGCGGGCGCGATGATCGAGCTGCAGACGTGGTGGCGATACCAACCGGATCAAGGGCAGCTGCCGGTAGGCCGAGCCATGACGGGCTGA
- a CDS encoding GOLPH3/VPS74 family protein — MPAQPGSLPGMLYLLAYDPERGRLTGTRNLEMLLRAAALTELLHRGLLRDADGKAAIAAKAPAGLDPLLGELLAEVAERRPTAWRTIVARRRHTVRTVTAQLAAAGLLRTEQHRILGLFPATRIELRDPRPRRALVATFDAALRTPLGRVEPRAAALVALAAAAQLRLLLSHRRRREHRDRIRQLTLLCGPLPLALRQAISRRDSAAG; from the coding sequence ATGCCAGCACAGCCAGGCTCCCTGCCCGGCATGCTCTACCTGCTCGCCTACGACCCGGAACGCGGCCGGCTCACCGGGACGCGCAACCTGGAGATGCTGCTCCGCGCGGCGGCCCTGACCGAACTCCTGCATCGCGGCCTGCTGCGGGACGCCGACGGCAAGGCGGCGATCGCCGCGAAGGCCCCGGCCGGTCTCGACCCGCTGCTCGGCGAACTGCTGGCGGAGGTCGCCGAGCGGAGGCCGACCGCGTGGCGGACCATCGTCGCCCGGCGCCGCCACACCGTCCGTACGGTCACCGCGCAGCTCGCCGCGGCCGGCCTGCTCCGCACCGAGCAGCACCGGATCCTCGGACTCTTCCCCGCCACCAGGATCGAGCTGCGCGACCCACGCCCGCGCAGGGCACTGGTCGCCACCTTCGACGCTGCGCTGCGCACCCCGCTCGGCCGGGTGGAACCTCGCGCCGCCGCCCTGGTGGCGCTCGCCGCCGCAGCGCAGCTGCGACTGCTGCTGAGTCACCGCCGACGACGCGAGCACCGCGACCGGATCAGGCAGCTCACCCTCCTCTGCGGCCCGCTGCCGCTCGCCCTGCGCCAGGCGATCAGCAGGCGGGACTCCGCAGCCGGATGA
- a CDS encoding SPFH domain-containing protein produces MAAQEYDNAAMPAPKVTERVITGRAGLPVLALCLLLLLLVGPGMIAVGAVQQANGGSPAGVTLLVVGPLTLIASLILMRGLTVVAPGQARVVQLLGSYRGTIRADGLTFVNPFTSRRRISTRIRNHETETAKVNDADGNPIEMAAVVVWQVEDTAKAVFEVDDFVEFVAIQTETAVRHIANSYPYDAHQPGQLSLRDSADEITRKLDEEIASRVASAGVRVVESRITRLAYAPEVAQVMLQRQQAGAVVAARRLIVEGAVGMVELALDRLAERDVVELDEERKAAMVSNLLVVLCGDRGTQPVVNTGSLYQ; encoded by the coding sequence ATGGCCGCTCAGGAGTACGACAACGCCGCCATGCCGGCCCCCAAGGTGACCGAGCGCGTGATCACCGGCCGTGCAGGACTGCCCGTGCTGGCGCTCTGCCTGCTGCTGCTCCTCCTCGTCGGGCCGGGGATGATCGCCGTCGGTGCCGTCCAGCAGGCGAACGGCGGCTCGCCGGCCGGCGTCACCCTGCTCGTCGTCGGCCCGCTGACCCTGATCGCGTCCCTGATCCTGATGCGCGGCCTCACCGTGGTCGCCCCCGGCCAGGCCCGCGTGGTCCAGCTGCTCGGCAGCTACCGCGGCACCATCCGCGCCGACGGCCTGACCTTCGTCAACCCCTTCACCTCACGCCGTCGGATCTCCACCCGGATACGCAACCACGAGACCGAGACCGCCAAGGTCAACGACGCCGACGGCAACCCGATCGAGATGGCCGCCGTCGTGGTCTGGCAGGTCGAGGACACCGCCAAGGCCGTCTTCGAGGTGGACGACTTCGTGGAGTTCGTCGCCATCCAGACCGAGACCGCCGTCCGCCACATCGCCAACAGCTACCCCTACGACGCCCACCAGCCGGGCCAGTTGTCGCTCCGCGACAGCGCCGACGAGATCACCCGGAAGCTGGACGAGGAGATCGCCAGCAGGGTCGCCTCGGCCGGCGTGCGGGTGGTGGAATCGCGGATCACCCGGCTCGCCTACGCCCCCGAGGTGGCCCAGGTGATGCTGCAGCGCCAGCAGGCCGGCGCCGTGGTGGCCGCGCGTCGGCTGATCGTCGAAGGCGCGGTCGGCATGGTGGAACTGGCCCTCGACCGGCTCGCCGAACGCGACGTGGTAGAGCTGGACGAGGAGCGCAAGGCAGCCATGGTGAGCAATCTCCTGGTCGTGCTCTGCGGCGACCGTGGCACCCAGCCGGTGGTCAACACCGGTTCCCTGTACCAGTAG
- a CDS encoding LamG domain-containing protein, whose product MSGGWSSQGFPPGAAGGGPDWAAMAEANERDVRRRKQRIRVIVGGAGAVALIGIVGAAVAVQGADTSHPTAGQQLAATSSAAATSAGAGAAPGSPAASGAADASPQASAPSGSVSGTPAPSATASGAAPVEVPGVRLGPAARPGTVAGHSGPALTLPGNGDGWAATDSGGIDTSASFTVSAVVSNSAATDPKAAVSQGGDAFFSLYLGRDDSSAANHNRWVFKVQSAAETGKSVMALSSGPAALGRWTTLTGVYDARAKSISLYVDGALAETVPVPGILPSSGPLQIGRARYKSHWVDAWNGSVADVETWAQPLSARQVAQLAQSRATDVPPRGSWLHS is encoded by the coding sequence GTGAGTGGCGGCTGGAGCAGTCAGGGATTCCCGCCCGGAGCGGCCGGGGGCGGTCCGGACTGGGCGGCGATGGCCGAGGCGAACGAACGGGACGTCCGCCGGCGAAAGCAGCGGATCCGGGTGATCGTCGGCGGGGCCGGTGCGGTCGCCCTGATAGGCATCGTCGGTGCCGCGGTCGCGGTCCAGGGAGCGGACACGTCGCACCCGACGGCCGGTCAGCAACTCGCCGCCACCTCCTCCGCCGCCGCCACCTCCGCCGGTGCCGGAGCCGCGCCCGGTTCGCCCGCAGCATCGGGAGCGGCCGACGCCTCGCCCCAGGCCTCCGCGCCGAGCGGATCGGTGTCCGGCACGCCCGCGCCCTCGGCCACGGCCTCCGGCGCGGCGCCCGTCGAGGTCCCCGGCGTGCGGCTCGGCCCGGCCGCCCGGCCCGGCACGGTCGCCGGGCACAGCGGGCCGGCGCTGACGCTGCCCGGCAACGGCGACGGCTGGGCCGCGACCGACTCGGGCGGCATCGACACCTCGGCGAGCTTCACCGTCTCCGCCGTGGTGAGCAACAGCGCCGCGACCGATCCCAAGGCGGCGGTCTCCCAGGGCGGCGACGCCTTCTTCTCGCTCTACCTCGGCCGCGACGACTCCTCAGCCGCCAACCACAACCGGTGGGTGTTCAAGGTGCAGTCGGCCGCCGAGACCGGCAAGAGCGTCATGGCGCTCTCCTCCGGACCGGCCGCCCTCGGCCGCTGGACGACGCTGACCGGTGTCTACGACGCCAGGGCGAAGAGCATATCGCTGTACGTCGACGGAGCCCTTGCCGAAACCGTCCCGGTGCCCGGCATCCTGCCGTCCAGCGGTCCGCTCCAGATCGGTCGGGCCCGCTACAAGTCGCACTGGGTCGATGCCTGGAACGGTTCGGTCGCCGACGTCGAGACCTGGGCCCAGCCGCTGTCCGCCCGCCAGGTCGCCCAACTCGCGCAGTCCCGTGCGACGGACGTCCCGCCCCGCGGGAGCTGGCTCCACTCCTGA
- a CDS encoding maleylpyruvate isomerase family mycothiol-dependent enzyme, translated as MEKNLEFPELLRLIDERSTAFRATVAAAPSLDAQVPSCPGWTLFDLVKHLGGGDRFWAAIVGAGPADGPPAEAAAARAALEVPREREALVAWLAASTQLLLSALREAGPDAGCWTWWNALQTPRTSGGVARHRVQETTVHTYDAQLASGTSQPLPAEVALDGVEEFLFTVCATPIAWPHKPTAFDFHSAEGRSWRLTVDGDGARTTRIPAPTAATAEGSDAAGAAVHGTAGELVLYLYDRIQAASMHVDGDAGLLDLLRAWEPEA; from the coding sequence GTGGAAAAGAATCTCGAGTTCCCCGAGCTGCTGCGACTGATCGACGAACGGTCGACGGCCTTCCGCGCCACGGTCGCCGCCGCGCCCAGTCTCGATGCACAGGTGCCGTCCTGCCCCGGGTGGACGCTGTTCGATCTGGTGAAGCACCTGGGTGGAGGAGACCGTTTCTGGGCCGCCATCGTCGGCGCGGGGCCTGCCGACGGTCCCCCGGCCGAGGCCGCCGCTGCGCGCGCCGCTCTGGAGGTGCCGCGGGAGCGCGAGGCCCTGGTGGCCTGGCTGGCCGCATCGACGCAGCTTCTGCTGAGCGCCCTGCGCGAGGCGGGACCGGATGCCGGCTGCTGGACGTGGTGGAACGCCCTGCAGACGCCGCGGACCTCTGGCGGTGTCGCCCGGCACCGGGTCCAGGAGACCACGGTGCACACCTACGACGCCCAACTCGCTTCGGGCACCTCGCAGCCGCTGCCGGCCGAGGTGGCACTCGACGGTGTGGAGGAGTTCCTGTTCACCGTCTGCGCAACGCCGATCGCCTGGCCGCACAAGCCCACGGCCTTCGACTTCCACTCCGCCGAGGGCCGCTCCTGGCGCCTCACGGTCGACGGCGACGGCGCACGCACCACCCGCATCCCCGCGCCCACGGCCGCAACCGCCGAGGGCTCGGACGCAGCCGGAGCCGCCGTCCATGGCACGGCCGGTGAGTTGGTCCTCTACCTGTACGACCGTATCCAGGCCGCCTCGATGCACGTCGACGGAGACGCAGGCCTGCTCGACCTGCTCCGCGCCTGGGAGCCGGAGGCATAG
- a CDS encoding histidine phosphatase family protein — protein sequence MTGTAARHLYLARHGEASPDESELTDAGRRQAALLGERLRGIPLAVIHHGPLARAEQTARLVGEQLDGVPCRRSETAGDYVPYLPTREELPPEAADTWLTFLGQFTDEEREQGPGLAAAALADFTGPVVADEPRHELLVTHNFLIGWLVRAALSAPAWRWLGINHANAALTVIRYTPDRPPAVLLFNDTGHLPAEIRWTGFPRELHV from the coding sequence ATGACCGGTACAGCCGCCCGCCACCTCTATCTCGCTCGGCACGGCGAGGCATCGCCGGACGAGAGCGAACTGACGGATGCGGGCCGCCGCCAGGCCGCCCTGCTGGGGGAACGCCTGCGCGGGATCCCGCTGGCGGTGATTCACCACGGGCCTCTCGCCCGGGCCGAACAGACCGCCCGGCTGGTCGGTGAGCAGCTCGACGGTGTCCCCTGCCGCCGCTCCGAAACGGCCGGCGACTACGTCCCCTACCTGCCGACACGCGAGGAGCTTCCGCCGGAGGCGGCCGACACCTGGCTCACGTTCCTGGGCCAGTTCACCGATGAGGAACGCGAGCAGGGCCCCGGGCTCGCGGCGGCGGCGCTCGCGGACTTCACCGGACCTGTGGTCGCCGACGAGCCGCGCCACGAGCTTCTCGTCACCCACAACTTCCTCATCGGCTGGCTCGTCCGGGCCGCGCTCTCCGCGCCCGCGTGGCGGTGGCTGGGCATCAACCACGCCAACGCGGCCCTGACCGTCATCCGCTACACCCCCGACCGTCCGCCGGCCGTTCTCCTCTTCAACGACACCGGCCACCTCCCCGCCGAGATCCGCTGGACCGGCTTCCCGCGGGAGCTCCACGTCTGA
- a CDS encoding SDR family NAD(P)-dependent oxidoreductase encodes MTPPAAPRAGAGGVDQGLAGQTVVVTGAGRGIGLAITEAFLAAGCHVVAGSRRRTEALDAHLERGADLTVVEVDLATPGGPAALVTEAVGRHGGVDVLVNNVGAVRPRVDGFLSVTDEDWEWALTVNLMAAVRATRAALPHLLASGNGRIVTVSSVNARLPDPLVIDYGAAKAALTNFCKALSKEVGPRGVRVNTIGPGPVETALWQGADGVAATVGQSRGIDPGDVARAAAAQSATGRFTRPSEVADLVLFLAGPGGANITGADFVVDGGLVDSL; translated from the coding sequence ATGACCCCTCCCGCGGCGCCACGGGCCGGAGCCGGGGGCGTCGATCAGGGCCTGGCCGGACAGACCGTCGTCGTCACCGGGGCCGGGCGCGGCATCGGGCTCGCGATCACCGAGGCGTTCCTTGCGGCTGGATGCCACGTCGTCGCGGGATCGCGCCGACGCACCGAGGCCCTCGACGCGCACCTGGAGCGGGGCGCGGACCTCACCGTCGTGGAGGTCGACCTGGCCACGCCCGGCGGTCCGGCCGCCCTGGTCACCGAGGCCGTCGGGCGCCACGGCGGAGTCGACGTGCTGGTGAACAACGTCGGGGCGGTCCGGCCCCGGGTGGACGGCTTCCTGAGCGTGACGGACGAGGACTGGGAGTGGGCCCTGACCGTCAATCTCATGGCCGCCGTCCGCGCCACCCGGGCCGCACTGCCGCACCTGCTCGCCTCCGGCAATGGACGGATCGTCACCGTCTCCTCGGTCAACGCCCGCCTGCCGGACCCGCTGGTCATCGACTACGGCGCCGCCAAGGCCGCGCTCACCAATTTCTGCAAGGCCCTGTCCAAGGAGGTCGGGCCGCGCGGTGTGCGGGTGAACACGATCGGTCCCGGCCCGGTGGAGACGGCGCTGTGGCAGGGCGCGGACGGCGTCGCCGCCACGGTCGGGCAGTCCCGGGGCATCGACCCCGGCGACGTGGCCCGCGCGGCGGCGGCCCAGTCGGCGACCGGCCGCTTCACCCGTCCGTCGGAGGTCGCGGATCTCGTGCTGTTCCTGGCCGGGCCAGGCGGCGCGAACATCACGGGCGCCGACTTCGTCGTCGACGGAGGCCTGGTGGATTCCCTCTGA